The following coding sequences are from one Luteolibacter yonseiensis window:
- a CDS encoding thiol-disulfide oxidoreductase DCC family protein, which yields MSWVLFFDGDCAFCSRLVRRVVAFDKRGHVSFAPLQGRLAAELDLTRHSAKTGGTMVVMSQPDGKIFMKSDALIELARALGGWWRVTRAARFIPKPLRDMVYGWIADNRYRFVGKSDVCSLPDPEVRKRLLE from the coding sequence ATGAGCTGGGTACTATTCTTCGACGGTGACTGCGCGTTCTGCTCGCGTCTGGTCCGTCGGGTGGTGGCGTTCGACAAGCGCGGACATGTGTCCTTCGCTCCTCTGCAGGGCAGGCTCGCGGCGGAACTCGACCTCACCCGCCATTCTGCGAAAACCGGCGGCACGATGGTTGTCATGAGCCAACCCGATGGGAAAATTTTCATGAAAAGCGACGCACTCATCGAACTCGCCCGCGCTCTCGGCGGTTGGTGGCGGGTGACGAGAGCCGCCCGGTTCATTCCTAAGCCGTTGCGGGACATGGTCTACGGTTGGATCGCGGACAACCGCTACCGGTTCGTGGGGAAATCCGACGTTTGTTCGCTTCCGGACCCGGAGGTCCGGAAACGTCTTCTTGAATAA
- the tilS gene encoding tRNA lysidine(34) synthetase TilS: MLPAKNIPWFATASREERWLVGVSGGADSVALLHFLVEAGFENLVVCHLDHGLRGSASAGDADFVGNLAAGYGIPCEIGRADVASRIKERSESLETAARNERHAFFFRCAEKHDCPRILLAHHADDQAETVLWNLLRGSHGLKGMRERSMMATKKGTSLEIVRPLLGVRRAELVGWLTSRELPWREDASNAEPIAIRNRLRNEVLPLLDEITGRDSIQAFARGAADTEERAALEDWAFVQADVLDPQGRLHVPALRKLPVSLQRLALRKFLIDDGVTAVDRELLESALGLLDVGNAPVINLPGGGRLRRKEGRLWVEKMHEE; encoded by the coding sequence GTGCTTCCCGCGAAAAACATCCCTTGGTTCGCCACCGCCTCCCGGGAAGAACGCTGGCTGGTTGGCGTGTCCGGCGGTGCGGATTCCGTCGCGCTGCTGCATTTCCTGGTGGAAGCGGGATTCGAGAATCTCGTGGTGTGTCATCTCGACCACGGATTGCGTGGCAGCGCTTCCGCAGGTGACGCGGATTTTGTCGGAAACCTGGCGGCTGGATATGGAATTCCTTGTGAAATCGGTCGGGCGGACGTCGCATCGCGGATCAAAGAGCGGAGCGAATCACTGGAAACCGCGGCACGGAACGAACGCCATGCCTTCTTTTTCCGGTGTGCGGAGAAACATGACTGCCCGAGGATTCTTCTCGCGCATCATGCGGACGATCAGGCGGAAACCGTGCTTTGGAACCTCTTGCGCGGGTCGCACGGTTTGAAAGGCATGCGCGAGCGGTCCATGATGGCTACGAAAAAAGGGACGAGCTTGGAAATTGTCAGGCCGTTGTTGGGCGTCCGCCGTGCCGAACTGGTCGGATGGCTTACATCCCGCGAGCTTCCATGGCGCGAGGACGCCAGCAACGCGGAGCCCATCGCCATCCGCAACCGCCTGCGGAATGAAGTGCTGCCATTGTTGGATGAAATCACCGGGCGTGACTCCATCCAAGCCTTTGCTCGTGGGGCGGCGGACACCGAGGAGCGGGCTGCTCTTGAAGATTGGGCGTTTGTTCAGGCGGATGTCCTGGACCCGCAGGGGCGTTTGCATGTGCCCGCCTTACGGAAATTGCCTGTCTCCTTGCAGCGCCTCGCATTGCGGAAATTCCTCATTGATGACGGAGTCACGGCTGTGGATCGGGAGCTGTTGGAATCCGCCTTGGGCTTGTTGGATGTTGGAAACGCCCCGGTCATCAACTTGCCAGGCGGCGGACGGCTCCGGCGCAAAGAAGGAAGATTGTGGGTGGAAAAGATGCATGAGGAGTGA
- a CDS encoding winged helix-turn-helix transcriptional regulator, giving the protein MNLNFPPVERGTDHALQCPIRDVLDRIGDRWSLLILATLSRGTMRFTVLKRAVGDISQRMLAQTLRTLEQDGLLTRKVHPSIPPKVEYTLTHLGESLLEKLTPLFHWAEDHHEEVKAARAGYVPPESSM; this is encoded by the coding sequence ATGAACCTGAATTTCCCACCTGTCGAGCGAGGCACGGACCATGCCCTGCAGTGTCCCATCCGTGATGTTCTGGATCGCATCGGAGACCGCTGGAGCCTGTTGATTCTCGCAACGCTTTCCCGGGGCACCATGCGTTTCACCGTTTTGAAAAGGGCGGTGGGGGATATTTCCCAACGCATGCTGGCACAGACGTTGAGGACCTTGGAGCAGGACGGGCTGCTCACCCGCAAGGTTCATCCCAGCATTCCACCCAAGGTGGAATACACGCTGACGCATCTCGGAGAGTCGTTGCTGGAGAAGCTCACACCGCTTTTTCATTGGGCGGAGGACCATCACGAAGAGGTCAAGGCGGCGAGGGCGGGATACGTGCCTCCGGAGTCATCGATGTGA
- a CDS encoding SDR family oxidoreductase, translating into MSTRPTLFVTGASGHLGRKTVEFLLASGKGNIIAGSRDPEKIADLVAKGAEARAVDFNRSETLATAFAGVDRLLLVSTDAIDQPGRRLIQHTAAIQAAIDAGVKHIIYTSATNASPDSASIALRDHHETEQAVISSGLGHTILRNTLYMDNLLMSLPQILSSGQWFHAAAGGKIAMATREDCARAAAAALESDFSGNRIIEISGAELLDHDETASIISGLSGKPVSAIATDEATLTHALLNAGLPDIFARLLATFDTAQAKGEFNVLTSAVRDLTGKQPTTLSDFLKDHV; encoded by the coding sequence ATGAGCACACGCCCCACCTTGTTCGTCACCGGAGCCTCCGGACACCTCGGTCGCAAGACCGTTGAATTCCTTCTCGCCTCGGGAAAAGGAAATATCATCGCAGGATCTCGTGATCCTGAAAAAATCGCCGACCTCGTCGCAAAAGGAGCGGAAGCCCGGGCGGTCGACTTCAATCGTTCGGAAACCCTGGCCACAGCCTTCGCCGGAGTGGACCGCCTGCTCCTCGTCAGCACCGATGCCATCGACCAACCCGGCCGCCGGCTCATCCAGCACACCGCCGCGATCCAGGCGGCCATCGACGCGGGGGTGAAACACATCATCTACACCTCCGCCACGAACGCATCCCCGGATTCCGCGTCCATCGCCTTGCGCGATCATCATGAGACGGAGCAGGCGGTCATTTCCTCGGGACTCGGGCATACCATTCTGCGAAACACCCTTTACATGGACAATCTCCTCATGTCCCTGCCCCAAATCCTGTCGTCCGGCCAGTGGTTCCACGCGGCAGCGGGAGGGAAAATCGCGATGGCCACGAGGGAAGATTGCGCACGAGCTGCCGCGGCCGCACTGGAATCTGATTTTTCCGGTAACCGCATCATCGAAATCAGCGGCGCGGAACTGCTGGACCATGACGAGACAGCTTCCATCATCAGCGGGTTATCCGGAAAACCCGTTTCCGCCATCGCCACCGATGAAGCGACACTCACCCACGCACTTCTCAACGCGGGTCTGCCCGACATTTTCGCCCGGCTGCTCGCGACATTCGATACGGCGCAGGCGAAAGGAGAATTCAACGTCCTCACCTCCGCCGTACGCGATCTCACAGGCAAACAACCCACCACCCTCAGCGATTTTCTCAAGGATCACGTCTGA
- a CDS encoding SDR family oxidoreductase, which produces MQTAAFLKDLFDLSGKTAVIIGGTGELCGTMAVGLARAGAEVVLGGRIPEKAEKRLAEIESFGGKGYYVPVDVTSRESLHALLDTVLERSGQVDILINGAGTNSPTPFLEIPEDEYQRIIDTNLSAVFRACQVFGQYFVDESRPASIINLGSISGLNPLSRVFTYSASKAAVHNLTRNLAREWADKDIRVNTLVPGFFPAEQNRKVLDESRVLDILRQTPASRFGNAEELIGATLLLASDKAGSFITGIEMIVDGGFQAMTI; this is translated from the coding sequence ATGCAAACCGCAGCATTTCTGAAAGACCTCTTCGACCTATCTGGAAAAACCGCCGTCATCATTGGTGGCACTGGTGAACTTTGCGGCACCATGGCCGTCGGTCTGGCCCGTGCGGGTGCGGAAGTCGTGCTCGGCGGCCGGATTCCCGAAAAGGCGGAGAAGCGGTTGGCGGAGATCGAGTCTTTCGGCGGAAAAGGCTATTACGTTCCGGTGGATGTGACGTCGCGCGAGTCGCTTCACGCGCTCCTCGACACCGTGTTGGAACGCTCGGGCCAGGTGGACATTCTCATCAACGGCGCGGGAACGAACTCACCCACGCCTTTCCTTGAAATCCCGGAGGATGAATACCAGCGCATCATCGACACGAACCTGTCCGCGGTCTTCCGCGCCTGCCAGGTGTTCGGCCAATACTTCGTGGACGAATCCCGCCCGGCCTCCATCATCAACCTGGGCTCGATTTCCGGGCTGAATCCCCTTTCCCGCGTCTTCACCTATTCCGCCTCCAAGGCTGCGGTCCACAACCTCACCCGCAACCTCGCCCGCGAGTGGGCGGACAAGGACATCCGCGTGAACACGCTGGTCCCCGGCTTTTTCCCTGCGGAACAAAACCGCAAGGTGCTCGACGAGTCCCGCGTGCTCGACATTCTCCGCCAGACTCCGGCCTCACGCTTCGGCAATGCGGAGGAGCTCATCGGCGCGACGCTGCTGCTCGCTTCGGACAAGGCCGGCTCCTTCATCACCGGCATCGAAATGATCGTGGACGGCGGCTTCCAGGCGATGACCATTTAA
- the secA gene encoding preprotein translocase subunit SecA, whose translation MIKWILQKIVGSKNQREVRRIRPTVARINEIEEALQREPVEKLREFTAKWQADLARYHVLDAPPKPVVQRMDESELRATAQALEVRIAALRGEFSSLPSTVLATAESIEAAKAAFHEVEAEFPRSRAKYLEKILPEAYAVVKNGARRMCGSEILVNDHTLKWEMIHFDVQLIGGIALHRGMIAEMQTGEGKTLVATLPVYLNALTGLGVHVVTVNDYLAKRDSEWMGSLFRFLGLTVGTIQNQMPPWERRSEYACDITYGTNAEFGFDYLRDNGMASTKDEQVQRGHYLAIIDEVDSILIDEARTPLIISGPSTQSSHQFDKYKPLVERLVKKQTELCNQLAAEAKQMLDSGDTVGAGRALYKIKLGQPRNRQLMRFMEEPEMRKLLEKSELSFHQDAQKKELFALKEELYFIIDEKGHDSDLMEIGREYLSPGDPESFTLPDLGTLYADIDTNRELTDEQRILAKEDLQVRMDSQAEKIHNISQLLKAYCVFEKDVQYVVKDDKVIIVDENTGREMPGRRWSDGLHQAVEAKENVSIEKETQTFATITIQNYFRLYQKLAGMTGTAETEAAEFHDIYRLDVLPIPTNTPNIRIDDNDQVFKTRREKFNAVIAKIEEANAKGQPVLVGTASVESSETLSRMLKRAKIAHSVLNAKFHAQEAEIVSAAGQLGAVTVSTNMAGRGTDIKLGAGVPEAGGLFVIGTERHQNRRIDRQLRGRCSRQGDPGRSQFFISFEDDLMRNFAAADKMTAMMERFGMKEGEALEHSWLNRSVETAQKRVEQRDYTGRKRVLDFDDVMNFQREVVYGYRNEVLTTEVPRDLVNEIIDETIPAKVREYLSDRDQDTPDYNELMHWVNATLPVNVTEGDFLNAQNEEAISALLVDKVKEAYGIRVGDLPMEVLDQEERRMVLVAIDKQWQAHLYNMDALREGVGLRAQGQKDPLVEYKNEAYNLFVTLMDSIKQEALQNLFRSAANLEAFLRQLHSAPQELHGGEAALTHDNVATSGSSENLDPSALPSPEGTKLKLNLPKRKPSFSIETTGRNAACPCGSGKKFKDCCGKEEESQGEVI comes from the coding sequence ATGATCAAGTGGATTCTCCAGAAAATCGTCGGCAGCAAGAACCAGCGCGAAGTGCGCCGCATCCGCCCGACGGTGGCCCGCATCAATGAAATTGAAGAGGCCCTGCAGCGCGAGCCTGTCGAAAAACTGCGTGAATTCACGGCGAAATGGCAGGCGGACCTCGCCCGCTACCACGTCCTTGACGCGCCGCCGAAGCCGGTTGTCCAGCGGATGGATGAGTCCGAACTGCGCGCCACCGCCCAAGCGTTGGAAGTCCGCATCGCCGCCCTGCGTGGTGAATTTTCCTCCCTTCCTTCCACAGTGCTTGCGACGGCGGAGTCCATCGAGGCTGCCAAGGCAGCCTTCCATGAGGTCGAAGCGGAGTTCCCGAGATCCCGTGCGAAGTATTTGGAAAAAATCCTGCCGGAAGCCTACGCCGTGGTCAAAAACGGCGCGCGACGCATGTGTGGCAGCGAGATTCTCGTCAACGACCACACGCTGAAATGGGAAATGATCCATTTCGACGTACAGCTCATCGGCGGCATCGCCCTTCATCGTGGCATGATCGCGGAAATGCAGACCGGCGAGGGCAAGACCCTGGTTGCGACCCTACCCGTCTACCTGAACGCTCTGACCGGCCTCGGAGTCCACGTCGTCACAGTCAACGACTACCTCGCCAAACGGGACTCGGAATGGATGGGTTCCCTCTTCCGCTTCCTCGGCCTGACCGTCGGCACCATCCAGAACCAGATGCCCCCATGGGAGCGCCGCTCCGAGTATGCGTGCGACATCACCTACGGCACGAACGCCGAATTCGGCTTCGACTACCTGCGTGACAACGGAATGGCCTCCACCAAGGACGAACAGGTCCAGCGCGGCCACTACCTCGCCATCATCGACGAAGTGGACTCCATCCTCATCGACGAGGCCCGCACGCCGCTGATCATTTCCGGTCCCTCCACCCAGTCGTCCCACCAGTTCGACAAATACAAGCCGCTCGTCGAGAGGCTGGTGAAGAAGCAGACCGAGCTTTGCAACCAGCTCGCCGCCGAGGCCAAGCAGATGCTCGATTCCGGCGACACCGTCGGAGCGGGCCGCGCGCTCTACAAGATCAAGCTCGGCCAACCGCGCAACCGCCAGCTCATGCGCTTCATGGAGGAGCCCGAGATGCGCAAGCTGCTCGAAAAATCCGAGCTTTCCTTCCACCAGGACGCACAAAAGAAGGAACTTTTCGCCCTCAAGGAAGAACTCTATTTCATCATCGATGAAAAAGGTCACGACTCCGACCTCATGGAGATCGGCCGTGAATATCTCTCCCCCGGCGATCCGGAATCCTTCACCCTGCCCGACCTCGGCACCCTCTACGCGGATATCGATACGAACCGCGAACTCACCGACGAGCAGCGGATCCTCGCAAAGGAAGACCTTCAGGTGCGGATGGATTCCCAAGCGGAGAAAATCCACAACATCTCACAGCTCCTCAAGGCTTACTGCGTGTTCGAAAAGGACGTGCAATACGTGGTGAAGGACGACAAGGTCATCATCGTCGATGAGAACACGGGCCGCGAAATGCCGGGCCGCCGTTGGTCAGACGGCCTCCATCAGGCCGTGGAAGCGAAGGAAAACGTCTCCATCGAAAAGGAGACCCAGACCTTCGCCACCATCACGATCCAGAACTACTTCCGTCTTTATCAGAAGCTCGCGGGCATGACCGGCACCGCCGAAACAGAAGCCGCGGAGTTCCATGACATCTACCGTCTCGACGTGCTTCCGATCCCGACGAACACGCCGAACATCCGGATCGACGACAACGACCAGGTGTTCAAGACACGCCGCGAAAAATTCAACGCTGTTATCGCGAAAATCGAGGAAGCGAACGCCAAGGGCCAGCCCGTGCTCGTCGGCACCGCGTCTGTCGAATCTTCGGAAACCCTTTCCCGCATGCTCAAGCGTGCGAAGATCGCCCACTCCGTGCTGAACGCCAAGTTCCACGCGCAGGAAGCGGAAATCGTCTCCGCCGCAGGACAGCTCGGGGCGGTCACCGTCTCCACCAACATGGCGGGCCGGGGAACCGACATCAAGCTCGGCGCGGGTGTGCCGGAAGCGGGCGGACTGTTTGTCATCGGCACCGAACGTCACCAGAACCGCCGGATCGACCGCCAGCTCCGCGGCCGTTGCTCGCGCCAAGGTGATCCGGGCCGCTCGCAGTTCTTCATTTCATTCGAGGACGACCTCATGCGGAACTTCGCCGCGGCGGACAAGATGACCGCCATGATGGAGCGCTTCGGCATGAAAGAGGGAGAAGCCCTCGAACACTCGTGGTTGAACCGCTCGGTGGAAACCGCCCAGAAGCGTGTCGAACAACGCGACTACACCGGCCGCAAGCGCGTTCTCGATTTCGACGACGTGATGAACTTCCAGCGCGAGGTCGTTTACGGCTATCGCAACGAGGTGCTCACCACCGAGGTCCCGCGTGACCTCGTCAACGAGATCATCGACGAAACCATCCCTGCCAAGGTCCGGGAATATCTCTCCGACCGCGACCAGGACACCCCCGACTACAACGAGCTGATGCACTGGGTGAACGCCACCCTGCCCGTCAATGTGACCGAGGGGGATTTCCTCAACGCCCAGAACGAGGAGGCGATCTCCGCGCTCCTCGTGGACAAGGTCAAGGAGGCCTATGGCATCCGTGTCGGCGACCTGCCGATGGAAGTGCTGGACCAGGAGGAGCGCCGCATGGTGCTTGTCGCCATCGACAAGCAATGGCAGGCCCACCTCTACAACATGGACGCCCTCCGGGAAGGTGTCGGTCTCCGCGCCCAAGGTCAGAAGGATCCTCTCGTGGAATACAAGAACGAGGCATACAACCTCTTCGTCACCCTGATGGACTCCATCAAGCAGGAAGCGCTGCAAAACCTCTTCCGCTCGGCCGCGAACCTCGAAGCCTTCCTGCGCCAGCTCCACAGCGCCCCGCAGGAACTCCACGGCGGCGAAGCCGCGCTGACCCACGACAACGTCGCCACCTCAGGCAGCTCCGAAAATCTCGACCCTTCCGCGCTTCCTTCACCGGAAGGCACCAAGCTCAAGCTGAATCTGCCCAAGCGGAAGCCGAGCTTCTCGATCGAGACCACCGGTCGCAACGCCGCCTGCCCATGCGGCTCCGGCAAGAAGTTCAAGGATTGCTGCGGAAAAGAAGAGGAGTCACAGGGCGAGGTGATCTGA
- the lepB gene encoding signal peptidase I — MKKWPLILFATVCVLGPSICFFSLYLSGYRLFMIPGKAMEPTIADGERTVARLSENYRKEIKRFDIVIYSDGRTPPTLRARRVVGLPGESISGSAAGISIGAIPIKMPSGFRVDDIKDRPFLTKIPSDCVYLLGDNPRESLDSRYTGPLPLRLVVGKLPFKH, encoded by the coding sequence ATGAAAAAATGGCCCCTGATCCTCTTCGCAACCGTGTGCGTGCTAGGCCCGTCGATCTGCTTTTTTTCGCTCTATTTGAGCGGATACAGGCTTTTCATGATTCCCGGAAAAGCAATGGAACCCACCATCGCTGATGGCGAACGGACGGTGGCACGGCTGTCCGAGAATTATAGAAAAGAAATCAAACGGTTTGATATTGTGATCTATAGCGATGGCCGAACACCTCCTACCCTGAGAGCCAGGCGTGTGGTGGGGTTGCCCGGTGAATCGATATCGGGATCGGCGGCGGGAATCAGCATCGGGGCCATACCGATCAAGATGCCCTCCGGATTCAGGGTTGATGATATCAAGGACCGGCCTTTCCTTACGAAAATTCCCTCCGATTGTGTTTATCTCTTGGGAGACAATCCCCGCGAATCGTTGGACAGCCGTTACACCGGACCGCTTCCTCTCAGGTTGGTTGTCGGAAAGTTGCCTTTCAAACACTAG
- a CDS encoding pseudouridine synthase, whose translation MRLDRYLIRRGTHSGKEVARLLAEQSVRVDGEIETSGLRKIDRFSRIELGDEILQAQEAVYLMLHKPAGYLSATIDPLHPTVIDLINHPLKDELHLAGRLDRATTGLVLLTNDGRWSKGVTEPKEEISKVYRVKTRDPISPATAAIFAAGIYFAYEDLTTRPAVLEILDDHQALLTLHEGRYHQVKRMFHAVGNQVVGLHRESIGPLVLAPLPEGEYRHLAKDEISYFIPDHPSRTFTVRPI comes from the coding sequence ATGCGACTCGACCGTTACCTCATCCGCCGGGGCACCCATTCCGGTAAGGAAGTCGCACGGCTGCTGGCTGAACAATCCGTGCGGGTGGATGGGGAAATAGAGACCAGCGGCCTGCGGAAAATCGACCGTTTCAGCCGGATCGAGCTGGGTGATGAAATCCTGCAGGCACAGGAGGCGGTCTATCTCATGCTGCACAAGCCTGCCGGCTACCTCAGCGCGACGATCGATCCGCTCCATCCCACCGTCATCGACCTGATCAACCATCCCCTGAAAGACGAATTGCATCTCGCAGGGCGGCTGGACCGTGCAACGACCGGTCTGGTCCTGCTCACCAACGACGGACGCTGGTCGAAAGGCGTGACCGAACCGAAGGAAGAAATTTCCAAGGTTTACCGGGTGAAAACACGCGATCCCATTTCTCCGGCAACCGCCGCCATTTTCGCCGCCGGAATCTACTTCGCTTACGAGGACCTGACTACACGCCCTGCGGTGTTGGAAATTCTTGATGACCACCAGGCTCTGCTGACCCTCCACGAGGGGCGCTACCACCAGGTGAAGCGCATGTTCCACGCGGTGGGAAACCAGGTGGTGGGCTTGCACCGCGAAAGCATCGGGCCACTGGTGTTGGCACCACTGCCAGAGGGAGAGTATCGTCATCTGGCAAAAGATGAAATCTCGTATTTCATTCCAGATCATCCATCGCGGACCTTTACAGTCCGCCCCATTTGA
- a CDS encoding glycoside hydrolase family 43 protein produces MRFTRMLARLVPALALTLNATAAPDAKKGGNPVFPGWYADPEGIIFDKTYWIFPTFSAPYDQQIHFDAFSSDDLVKWKKHENILTNKEIKWANRAMWAPSIIKKDDKYFLFFGANDIQNDEQPGGIGIAVADKPQGPYKDYLGKPLVDKFHNGAQPIDQFVFRDADGSHYLIYGGWRHCNIAKLKDDFTGFIPQADGTIFKEITPQGYVEGPFMFIRGGKYYFMWSEGGWTGPDYCVAYAIADSPFGPFKRIAKVLEQDPAIANGAGHHSVIHVPGKDRWFAVYHRRPITEKGANSRETCIEEMFFDEEGHIKPIKITTEGVKALKID; encoded by the coding sequence ATGAGATTCACCCGTATGCTCGCCCGTCTGGTCCCCGCCCTCGCCCTGACCCTCAACGCCACCGCCGCTCCCGATGCGAAGAAAGGAGGCAACCCGGTGTTCCCCGGATGGTATGCGGACCCGGAAGGCATCATCTTCGACAAGACCTACTGGATATTCCCGACCTTCTCCGCTCCATACGACCAGCAGATCCACTTCGACGCGTTTTCCTCCGACGATCTCGTGAAGTGGAAAAAGCACGAAAACATTCTCACCAACAAGGAGATCAAATGGGCGAACCGCGCGATGTGGGCACCGTCGATCATCAAGAAGGATGACAAGTATTTCCTCTTTTTCGGTGCGAACGACATTCAGAACGACGAACAACCGGGCGGCATCGGCATTGCCGTCGCAGACAAGCCGCAGGGTCCCTACAAGGACTACCTCGGCAAGCCGCTCGTCGACAAATTCCACAACGGCGCGCAACCCATCGACCAGTTCGTCTTCAGGGACGCCGATGGTTCGCACTACCTGATCTATGGCGGCTGGAGGCACTGCAACATCGCCAAGCTCAAGGACGACTTCACCGGCTTCATCCCCCAGGCGGACGGAACGATTTTCAAGGAAATCACCCCGCAGGGATACGTCGAGGGGCCGTTCATGTTCATCCGCGGCGGGAAATACTATTTCATGTGGTCGGAAGGCGGCTGGACCGGCCCGGACTACTGCGTAGCCTATGCCATCGCGGATTCCCCGTTCGGTCCCTTCAAACGGATCGCGAAGGTGCTCGAACAAGACCCGGCGATCGCCAACGGAGCGGGGCACCACTCGGTGATCCACGTGCCGGGCAAGGACCGCTGGTTCGCGGTCTATCACCGGCGTCCCATCACGGAGAAGGGCGCGAACTCGCGTGAGACGTGCATCGAGGAAATGTTCTTCGACGAAGAGGGCCATATCAAACCCATCAAGATCACCACCGAAGGGGTGAAGGCGCTGAAGATTGATTGA